Proteins encoded within one genomic window of Cryomorphaceae bacterium 1068:
- a CDS encoding ZIP family metal transporter, producing the protein MTWYYVVILFVVGMASGIGGMYLHGRLTKDVKVLLAFSGAYLFALAIMHLLPEIYIHLGHDAGLYILLGFLIQMVMDYFSRGVEHGHIHHHISVKNPFPLGIFVSLFLHSIVEGLPLGGGFDHDHGGHGFDTGSLVIGIAIHKIPEAIALAAILYHVFEKKSKVIAYIALYAIATPLGILIGQYFLENTANDPTEIYSIILSIAVGIFLHVSTTIIFEADEAHRLSWPKSIAIILGLTLVLVL; encoded by the coding sequence GAATCGGCGGTATGTATCTGCACGGCCGCCTCACCAAAGACGTTAAAGTACTGCTGGCCTTCAGCGGTGCTTATCTGTTTGCTTTGGCCATTATGCACCTACTACCCGAGATTTACATCCATTTGGGTCACGATGCCGGGCTTTACATCTTGCTAGGCTTTCTTATTCAAATGGTAATGGATTATTTTTCCAGAGGAGTTGAGCACGGTCATATCCATCACCACATTTCGGTCAAAAATCCTTTTCCACTAGGCATTTTTGTAAGTCTATTCCTTCACTCCATAGTTGAAGGTCTTCCTTTAGGCGGTGGATTTGATCACGACCACGGAGGTCATGGTTTTGATACCGGCAGCTTAGTCATCGGGATAGCTATCCACAAAATTCCCGAGGCCATAGCTCTGGCAGCTATCCTCTACCACGTATTTGAGAAAAAATCGAAGGTGATAGCCTATATCGCTCTTTACGCCATAGCCACTCCTCTCGGGATTCTCATTGGTCAGTATTTTCTTGAAAATACGGCAAATGATCCAACAGAGATTTACTCCATTATCCTGTCCATTGCCGTAGGAATTTTTCTGCACGTGAGTACTACCATTATTTTCGAGGCAGATGAGGCTCATCGATTGAGCTGGCCAAAGTCCATTGCCATCATTCTGGGATTGACCCTCGTTTTAGTCCTTTAG
- a CDS encoding DCC1-like thiol-disulfide oxidoreductase family protein, with product MQKGSSELPEGKGLILFDGYCNLCNGSVQFIIKRDPKEHFRFSSLSWPPAAKLLQENPSFQQVDSILLYEDGELFEKSTAALKIAGRLSGLWPLLKIFFIIPRFLRDPVYDIIARNRYRWFGKRDTCMMPDKRVDHLFMGSAQKKSSS from the coding sequence ATGCAAAAAGGCTCGTCGGAATTGCCCGAAGGAAAAGGCTTGATTTTGTTCGATGGTTACTGCAATCTATGTAACGGTTCTGTCCAATTTATTATCAAGCGGGATCCAAAAGAGCACTTTCGTTTTTCCAGCCTGAGCTGGCCACCTGCCGCAAAACTTCTACAAGAAAATCCTTCTTTTCAGCAGGTCGATAGCATTTTGCTCTACGAAGACGGTGAGCTTTTTGAAAAAAGCACGGCAGCATTAAAAATTGCCGGAAGGCTAAGCGGACTATGGCCTTTACTGAAAATCTTCTTCATCATACCCCGATTTCTGCGCGACCCCGTTTATGATATCATTGCCCGAAACCGCTACCGCTGGTTTGGTAAAAGGGATACTTGCATGATGCCTGATAAGAGGGTTGATCATCTTTTTATGGGGTCAGCTCAAAAAAAAAGCTCCTCATAA
- a CDS encoding peroxiredoxin, which yields MSVLVGKKAPQFKASAVINGEEIVEDFSLEQYIGNKHVILFFYPKDFTFVCPTELHAFQAKMAEFKERGVELVAVSTDTEQSHWGWLQLTKDQGGIQGITYPIVADTNKTISHNFDVLAGDFFYDEEGMLQAEGELVAYRGLFLIDKEGIVRHQVVNDLPLGRNVEEALRMVDALQFFEEKGEVCPANWEKGKGGMQATHSGVAEYLAAN from the coding sequence ATGTCAGTATTAGTTGGAAAAAAAGCTCCACAGTTTAAAGCCTCAGCGGTAATAAACGGAGAGGAGATCGTAGAAGATTTTTCATTAGAACAGTACATCGGAAATAAGCACGTCATTTTATTCTTTTACCCAAAGGATTTCACATTCGTATGCCCTACCGAGCTTCACGCTTTTCAGGCTAAAATGGCTGAATTCAAGGAGCGCGGAGTAGAGCTTGTTGCCGTATCTACCGATACAGAACAGTCTCACTGGGGTTGGTTGCAATTGACCAAAGACCAAGGAGGAATCCAAGGAATTACCTACCCGATTGTGGCAGATACAAACAAGACCATTTCTCACAACTTTGACGTTCTGGCCGGAGACTTCTTTTATGATGAAGAAGGAATGCTTCAAGCAGAAGGTGAGTTAGTAGCTTACCGAGGCCTTTTCTTGATCGACAAAGAAGGAATCGTACGTCACCAAGTAGTAAACGACCTTCCATTGGGAAGAAACGTAGAGGAAGCTTTACGCATGGTTGATGCACTTCAGTTTTTCGAAGAAAAAGGAGAAGTATGTCCTGCAAACTGGGAAAAAGGCAAAGGCGGAATGCAAGCGACGCACTCTGGTGTAGCTGAGTACTTGGCTGCAAACTAA